A genomic stretch from Chloroflexota bacterium includes:
- the ftsZ gene encoding cell division protein FtsZ, with translation MPLRSDAEHFALIKVIGVGGGGTNAVNRMIRAEMMGVEFIAVNTDAQALLQSDAPHKIRIGDKITRGLGAGADPAVGQRAAEEDSEKIYEALKDADMIFITAGMGGGTGSGAAHVIAEIAKDLDSLTVGVITKPFSFEGVRRKLVAEQYSELLKDKCDTLITIPNDRLREVVDKKTSILDAFRVVDDVLRQGVQGISDLITVPGLINLDFADVKTIMRDAGSSMMGIGIGTGDNRAVEAARAAVMSPLLEVNITGARGILFNVTGGSDLGLFEVNEAAEVIKEAADPEANIIFGTVIDDRMRDEVKVTVIATGFDATRKPRPASRAVTAASEVATGIEASLDDRSREILAEIERDRAERQALEDQMPQASPFAASERPAETTARTSERQPIPVRGSGLDRPTYGETDLDIPSFLRRKSE, from the coding sequence ATGCCGCTCCGTTCCGACGCCGAGCACTTCGCACTGATCAAGGTCATCGGGGTCGGTGGCGGCGGGACGAATGCCGTCAACCGCATGATCCGCGCCGAGATGATGGGGGTCGAGTTCATCGCGGTGAACACGGACGCCCAGGCCCTCCTGCAGAGCGACGCGCCGCACAAGATCCGGATCGGCGACAAGATCACCAGAGGCCTCGGCGCCGGCGCCGACCCGGCGGTCGGCCAGCGGGCCGCGGAGGAAGACAGCGAGAAGATCTACGAGGCCCTCAAGGACGCCGACATGATCTTCATCACCGCCGGCATGGGCGGTGGCACCGGGTCCGGCGCCGCGCACGTCATCGCCGAGATCGCCAAGGACCTGGATTCCCTCACCGTTGGCGTCATCACCAAGCCATTCAGCTTCGAGGGGGTCCGCCGCAAGCTCGTCGCCGAGCAATACAGTGAGCTGCTCAAGGACAAGTGCGACACGCTGATCACTATCCCCAACGACCGGCTGCGGGAGGTGGTCGACAAGAAGACCAGCATCCTCGACGCCTTCCGGGTGGTCGACGACGTGCTGCGCCAGGGCGTGCAGGGGATCAGCGACCTGATCACCGTGCCGGGCCTCATCAACCTTGACTTCGCCGACGTCAAGACGATCATGCGCGACGCTGGCTCGAGCATGATGGGAATTGGCATCGGGACCGGCGACAACCGCGCCGTCGAGGCCGCTCGGGCCGCGGTCATGAGCCCGCTCCTCGAGGTCAACATCACCGGGGCGCGCGGGATCCTGTTCAACGTGACCGGCGGCAGCGACCTCGGCCTGTTCGAGGTCAACGAGGCGGCCGAGGTGATCAAGGAGGCCGCCGATCCGGAGGCCAACATCATCTTCGGCACGGTGATCGACGACCGGATGCGGGACGAGGTCAAGGTCACGGTCATCGCCACCGGCTTCGACGCCACGCGCAAGCCACGACCGGCGAGCCGGGCCGTGACTGCCGCGAGCGAGGTCGCCACTGGGATCGAGGCATCGCTCGACGATCGGAGCCGCGAGATCCTGGCCGAGATCGAGCGCGACCGCGCCGAGCGCCAGGCACTTGAGGACCAGATGCCCCAGGCATCGCCCTTCGCCGCCAGCGAGAGGCCAGCCGAGACGACCGCGCGCACCAGCGAGCGGCAGCCGATCCCGGT
- the ftsA gene encoding cell division protein FtsA has translation MDRETVLVGIDAGTTKVTTLIGEVSRGGDVNIIGYGIAPSAGMKKGMVANIDQTVNSIAASLEKAERLSGYKISSAFVAVGGSHISSQNSRGVVAVSGHKREVSREDVARATEAAKAIQVPSNREILHVIPRGYIVDGQEGIKDPLGMSAVRLEVETHIVAGAATSVQNLSKCIANASVQIDELVISSLAAAEATLTDTEKELGVMVADIGGGTTDLAIFTDGAVYHSAVLPVGAINVTNDVAIGLRTSLDLAEEIKIKHGSANLAEIAPEELLNVAVLGEGGGQTIQRKKLCEIIEARMGEIYSLIGEEIKRSGHAGPLPAGVVLTGGGARLGGVAELAREVLQMPVRVASPQGVGGLMDQLSNPAFSTSIGLLLWGAHHIGSEPISFTTGSPIGGGVGRFVDWLRGLFPG, from the coding sequence TTGGACAGGGAGACGGTCCTGGTCGGCATCGATGCCGGCACGACCAAGGTGACGACCCTCATCGGCGAGGTCAGCCGAGGTGGCGACGTCAACATCATCGGCTATGGGATCGCCCCTTCGGCCGGGATGAAGAAGGGGATGGTCGCCAACATCGACCAGACCGTGAACTCGATCGCCGCCAGCCTGGAGAAGGCTGAGCGCCTGTCGGGCTACAAGATCAGCTCGGCCTTCGTGGCCGTCGGCGGCAGCCACATCAGCAGCCAGAACAGCCGCGGCGTGGTGGCCGTCTCCGGCCACAAGCGCGAGGTGAGCCGCGAGGACGTGGCGCGGGCGACCGAGGCTGCCAAGGCCATCCAGGTCCCCTCCAACCGCGAGATCCTGCACGTCATCCCGCGCGGCTACATCGTCGACGGACAGGAAGGGATCAAGGACCCGCTCGGCATGAGCGCGGTGCGCCTCGAGGTCGAGACGCACATCGTCGCCGGAGCAGCCACCTCGGTCCAGAACCTGTCCAAGTGCATCGCCAACGCCAGCGTCCAGATCGACGAGCTGGTGATCAGCTCGCTGGCGGCCGCGGAGGCAACCCTGACCGACACGGAGAAGGAGCTGGGCGTGATGGTCGCCGACATCGGCGGCGGCACCACCGACCTGGCGATCTTCACCGATGGCGCCGTCTACCACTCCGCCGTCCTGCCGGTAGGGGCCATCAATGTCACCAACGACGTGGCCATCGGACTGCGCACCAGCCTCGACCTGGCCGAGGAGATCAAGATCAAGCACGGCTCCGCCAACCTGGCCGAGATCGCGCCGGAGGAGCTGCTCAACGTGGCGGTGCTCGGCGAGGGCGGCGGGCAGACGATCCAGCGCAAGAAGCTGTGCGAGATCATCGAGGCGCGCATGGGCGAGATCTATTCGCTCATCGGCGAGGAGATCAAGCGCTCGGGCCACGCCGGCCCCCTCCCCGCGGGGGTCGTGCTGACCGGTGGCGGCGCGCGTCTCGGCGGCGTCGCGGAGCTCGCCCGCGAGGTGCTCCAGATGCCGGTCCGGGTGGCGTCGCCGCAGGGCGTGGGCGGGCTGATGGACCAGCTCTCAAACCCGGCCTTCAGCACCTCGATCGGGCTGCTCCTGTGGGGCGCGCACCACATCGGCAGCGAGCCGATCAGCTTCACCACCGGGTCGCCCATCGGCGGCGGCGTCGGGCGGTTCGTGGACTGGCTCCGAGGCCTCTTCCCGGGCTGA
- a CDS encoding small basic family protein, which translates to MWLALGGLALGVALGLALNVNVSPDLARYSAVGILAGLDSVLGAIRAELDAHYDNRVFISGFVTNTIVAAALTFVGDRLGIDLYLVALFAFGLRIFQNVALIRRHFL; encoded by the coding sequence ATGTGGCTTGCCCTCGGAGGCCTGGCCCTAGGCGTGGCGCTCGGCCTGGCGCTCAACGTGAACGTCAGCCCGGACCTGGCGCGCTACAGCGCGGTCGGCATCCTGGCCGGCCTCGACTCGGTCCTTGGCGCGATCAGGGCGGAGCTCGACGCGCATTACGACAACCGGGTCTTCATCTCGGGCTTCGTGACGAACACCATCGTGGCGGCGGCCCTCACCTTCGTCGGCGACCGGCTGGGAATCGACCTGTACCTGGTCGCGCTGTTCGCGTTCGGGCTGCGCATCTTCCAAAACGTGGCACTCATTCGCCGCCACTTCCTGTAG